The DNA segment ACCCGCCCCACAACATCGAGGGCCTGGCGGATTTTGTGGCGACGTTGGGCAATGTGGAGCGGGTGGAAGTGCTGCCCTTTCACAAGATGGGGGAGTACAAGTGGGAACAGTTGGGCCTGGAATACTTGCTCAAAGATACGCCGGAACCCAGTCCCGAGCTCGTAGAGGCGACCAAGGCGGTTTTTCGCGCACGCGGCTTATTCACGCCTTGATCCTAAGAAGAAGCTGAAGTTTTGGGGGAAATCCTTTGGCGCTTTGTAGCCTGGAGGTAGGAGGGAATTTATACCTAGACGCAACGGTTATTGCTAAGGCACCTATGCTGGTTACCCCTTAGGTCGCAGGGCCTAGCTCTGTTATTACTGCTTGCTCTGACCCAGGCAAGTGGCTTGGCTGCTAAATCAAAGGGGATGATATAGCGCGTATTGGGATTTGGTATCAGGAGGAACAGACCATGCGAGTAACCAACGAACAAGAGTTAAATGAATTGATTGCCCAGGTAAAAATTGCGCAGGAGCAATTTGCCCGTTTTTCCCAGGAGCAGGTGGACCGGATTTTTCACCAGGCAGCGATGGCGGCCAACGAAGCCCGGATTCCCCTGGCGAAAATGGCGGTGGAAGAAACGGGGATGGGCGTGGTGGAAGACAAGGTGCTCAAAAATCACTTTGCCGCTGAGATGGTTTACAACAAGTACAAAGACACCAAAACCTGCGGTGTGATTGAAGAAGACCCCCATTTTGGCATTAAAAAAATTGCTGAACCCGTGGGGATCATTGCCGGGATTGTGCCTACCACCAACCCCACATCGACGACCATTTTCAAGGCGTTGATTGCGCTCAAAACCCGTAACGCCATTATCTTTTCACCCCACCCCCGCGCTAAACGCTGTACGGTTGCAGCCGCTAGCATCCTTCGCCAAGCGGCGGTGGCCGCCGGTGCTCCAGATCCGGTGATCGGGTGGATTGATGAACCGTCGGTGCCGTTGTCCCAGGCGCTCATGCAACACCCCGACATCCAACTCATCCTGGCAACGGGTGGACCGGCCATGGTGAAAGCGGCCTATTCGTCGGGGCATCCGTCTTTGGGGGTGGGAGCCGGCAACACGCCTGTCTTGATTGACGCTAGCGCCGATATTCCCATGGCGGTGAGTTCCATCCTGCTGAGCAAGACCTTTGACAACGGCATGATCTGCGCGTCGGAACAGGCGGTGATTGTGGTCGAGCCGATTTATGAACAGGTAAAGCGGGAATTCCAACACCGGGGCGCCTACATCCTGACGCCTGACGAAGTAGATAAGGTGCGGCGGATTATCTTGGCGGAAGGACGCTTAAATCCCGAAATTGTGGGCCAGCCGGTGGCAAAGATTGCCGAGATAGCTGGATTTACAGTGCCGCCGGGAACGCGCCTGCTCATCGGGGAGGTAGAAACCGTTGGGGAAACGGAACCCTGGTCCTACGAAAAACTGGCGCCCCTGCTAGCGATGTACCGCGTGCCCAACTTCTACGCCGGGGTGGCGATTGCCGCGCAGGTGGTGAATTTTGGCGGGCGAGGCCATACGGCGGTGCTCTATACTGACCCGGCCAATAAAGATGACATCGCCTACTTTGAGCAGCAGGTGACGGCCAGCCGGGTGCTGTTGAATACGCCGTCGTCCCAGGGGGCCATTGGCGACCTGTACAACTTCAAGCTGGACCCGTCGCTGACCCTGGGGTGTGGCACCTGGGGCGGCAATTCGGTTTCTGAGAATGTGGGGCCGCAGCACCTGTTGAATATCAAAACGGTGGTGGACCGGCGCGAGAACATGCTCTGGTTCCGAGTGCCCCCCAAAATTTACTTCAAATACGGGTGTTTGCCAGTGGCATTGCGGGAACTGCAAGGGCGACAGCGGGCCTTTATCGTCACCGATAAACCCCTGTTTGAGTTGGGGATGCTCAAGGAAGTGGAGCAGGTGCTGGAGGAACTGGGCATCGAGTTCCAGGTGTTTTATGACGTGGAGCCAGACCCCAAACTCAGCAACGTGGAAAAGGGCCTGGAGCGGTGCCGCAGTTTTCAGCCGGATGTGCTGATTGGGTTTGGCGGTGGGTCGCCCATGGATGCGGCCAAGGTGATCTGGCTGATGTACGAGCACCCGGAAGTGGAATTCAGTGGCATTGCTATGCGGTTCATGGACATTCGCAAGCGGGTGTACACGTTGCCGCCGTTGGGACAAAAGGCCATTCTGGTGGCGATTCCCACCACATCGGGGACGGGTTCGGAGGTGACGCCCTTTGCCGTAGTAACGGATGACCGCACCGGCATTAAATACCCGCTGGCGGACTATGCGCTTACCCCCACCATGGCCATCGTGGACCCGGAACTGGTGATGCACATGCCGAAAAAACTCACAGCCTACGGGGGGATTGACGCCCTGACCCACGCTTTGGAGGCCTACGTGTCGGTGCTGGCGACGGAATTTACCGAGGGGCTGGCGCTGGAGGCCATCAAGTTGCTGTTTACCTACCTACCCCGGGCCTACAAATACGGCGCCAAGGACCCCGTCGCTCGGGAAAAGGTGCATTACGCGGCGACGATTGCGGGAATGGCCTTTGCCAATGCCTTTTTGGGAATTTGCCACTCCCTGGCCCACAAGTTGGGTTCCACATTCCACTTGCCCCACGGCTTAGCCAACGCGCTGATGATTGCCCACGTGATTCGCTACAACGCCACCGACGCCCCCTTCAAACAAGCCATTTTCCCGCAGTACACCTACCCCCACGCCAAGCAGCGCTACGCGGAAATTGCTGATTTTCTGGGACTAGGGGGGCGCACGGAAGATGAAAAGGTAGAGCGCCTAGTGGAAGCGGTAGAAAACCTGAAGCGGGAGTTGGAGTTGCCCATGTCCATCAAGGAGGCCTTGCCTGATAAGGAACGGGAGTTTTATGAGCAGGTGGAACAGATGGCCGAACAAGCCTTTGACGACCAATGCACCGGCGCCAACCCCCGCTATCCCCTGATCCGCGACCTGAAGGAGCTGTACGTGCTGGCCTACCAGGGCTGCCGGCTCGAGAGCGTGCTCTACCACCGGGAAGAACCCCTAGCGCTGGCAACAACCACGAATTAGGGGGAGGAGCGATGGACTTGGCAACGCGCTTACCGGTGCCAGAGGGGGTCTCGGACATTTGGCGCACCCAGCCCCGCTCGCCCCTGGAGGCCATCCTGCGTCCCCGGACAGTGGCGGTGGTTGGGGCTACAGAACGCCCTGGGAGTGTGGGCCGCACCCTGCTGTGGAACCTGATCAGCACGCCGTTTGGGGGAACGGTGTTTCCCGTCAATCCCAAACGTCCAAGTGTGCTAGGGATCAAAGCCTACCCCCGCATCCAGGACGTACCCGACCCAGTGGATTTGGCGGTGATTGCCACGCCGGCCCCAACCGTTCCCGAGGTCATTGCTGAGTGCGCCCAAGCCGGTGTGAAAGGCGCCGTGATTGTCTCGGCGGGGTTTCGAGAAACAGGAGCTGAAGGTCTGGCGCTGGAGCAGCACATCCGGGCCAACGCCGGTTCCATGCGCATCATCGGCCCCAACTGCTTAGGGGTGATGAATCCCATCATTGGGCTGAACGCCACCTTTGCCAGTGCCATGGCGCGCCCCGGGACGGTGGGGTTTATTTCCCAAAGCGGAGCGCTGTGTACGTCCATCCTGGACTGGAGTTTGCAGGAAAACATCGGGTTTAGCGCTTTTATCTCCATCGGCAGCATGCTAGATGTGGGCTGGGGAGATTTGATTGATTACCTGGCCGACGACCCCCACACCAAAAGCATCGTGCTCTACATGGAGTCCATTGGCGATGCCCGCTCATTTCTCTCGGCGGCGCGGGAAGTGGCCCTAACCAAACCCATCATTGTGCTCAAGGCGGGGCGCACCGAGGTTGCAGCCCAAGCGGCAACTTCCCACACAGGCGCCTTGGCCGGGAGTGATGAAGTTGTCAGTGCGGCTTTCCGGCGGTGCGGCGTGTTGCGCGTCGATAACATTTCCGACCTGTTTGACATGGCGGAGGTGCTCTCGAAGCAGCCCAAATTACCCCAGGGGAATCGGCTAGCAATTGTCACCAACGCTGGGGGACCCGGGGTGATTGCCACTGATGCTTACTTGCACGGCGGAGGACAACTGGCGAACCTGGCGCCCGAGACGATTGCTGAACTGAATCGCCTGTTGCCGCCCCACTGGAGCCATGGCAATCCGGTGGACATCTTGGGGGATGCCGATGCCGAGCGTTACGCCCAGGCTCTAGAGATTGTCAGTCGCGACCCCAACAGCGACGCCATCTTGGTGATTCTCACGCCCCAGGCCATGTCCCAGCCTACCGAGACCGCTAACCGGTTAATTGCCTGCGCGCAACAGAGTCGCAAGCCCATCCTGGCCAGTTGGATGGGGGGTGAAAGCGTGGCACCGGCGATGAATGCGTTAAACGCGGCGGGCATTCCCACGTTTAGTTATCCCGACACCGCCGTTCACATCTTCAACTACATGTGGCGTTACAGCCGGAATCTACGCGCCCTGTATGAAACGCCGCAATTGCCGCCTGATTCCGACGAATTCACCCCTGACCGCCCGTTGGTGCAACGCCTTTGTACGCAAGCGCTTCAGGCCGGCCGCACGCTGCTGACGGAATACGAAGCCAAACGAATCTTGAGCGCCTATGGAATTCCCACCGTGCCGACGGCAGTAGCCCACACCAGCGATGAAGCAGTGACCATCGCCGAACAGATGGGGTATCCGGTGGTGCTGAAATTGCTCTCGGAGGTCATCACCCACAAAAGCGACGTCGGCGGTGTGCAATTGAACCTGCGCGATGCCGAGGCGGTCCGGGCGGCCTTTGAACAAATCCGCACGCAGGCCCAGGCCTACCATCCCAGTGCCTTCCAGGGGGTCACGGTGCAACCGCTGGTGCGGGGTCCCGGTTACGAACTCATCGTGGGCAGCAGCGTGGATGTGCAGTTTGGGCCGGTCATTTTATTTGGAAGCGGCGGGCAACTGGTGGAGGTGTTTCAAGACCGGTCGCTGGGATTGCCGCCCCTGAATAGCACCCTGGCCAAGCGTCTGATGGAACGCACCCGCATCTACCAAGCCCTGCAGGGCGCTCGGGGACAACGGCCAGTGGATATCGAAGCGCTCGCCCAATTACTGGTGCGTTTTAGCCAGTTGGTCGTCGAGCAACCCCAGATTCAGGAAATAGACATCAACCCCCTGTTTGCTTCGGCGGACCAGTTGCTGGCTCTGGATGCGCGGGTGGTGTTGCGCCAGGGAGACCCGCCCAAGCTGGCGATTCGTCCCTATCCCACCCAGTACATGAGCTGTTTCACGCTCAACAACGGCCTGCGCGTCACCCTGCGTCCCATTCGCCCGGAAGACGAACCGCTGCTGGTGGAATTTCACAAATTGCTCTCCGAAGAAAGCGTGTATATGCGCTATACCCACCTGCTGAAACTGCAACACCGGATTGCCCACGAACGACTGACCCGCATTTGCTTCATTGACTACGACCGGGAGATGGTGCTGGTGGCCGATTACAAAGACCCCGCCACGGGACAGCATCAGGTTATTGGGGTGGGGCGTTTCAGTCGCTACCACAACTCCGACAACGCCGAATTTGCCATGATTATTGCCGACCGCTACCAGCGTCAGGGACTGGGTACGGAACTGCTTCGGCGACTGATTGACATCGCCCGGGCCGAGAATGTCCGGCAACTAGAGGCTTATATGCTTCCCCACAACATTGCCATGCGCAAAATCTGTGAGCGACTGGGGTTTGAACGACAACCCACTAGCCACGCTGACGAACTGGTTTACGTCCTGAAGCTGCAACCGTGAGGGGCCCGGCGTCCCCAAGCGGAAAACACCGGAGCGAACCTGAGGGGTCTGTTGTGTCAGGGGACACCGGCGCTTTCATCCTAGCAATCTTCTGAGGAGTGCTACCCCTCCTTGAGCAGTGGCATGCCCGATGGGCGCAGGACCAGGTTCATCGTCGCTCGCACATCCCCTTCACAATACTCCTTAATTTTTGGCAAGTTTCTCTCCCGCCAGTACAGTTCATCTGGCTGCCATCCATATCGACCTTGGGGCTTGGAATTTTGAATAAACGCGCCAAAAGCGCCAAGCTCGTATGATTCTTCATTTCGCCAAACCTCTACAACTCCATCGTATCCACGCGAAGAATTTCCTAGGGTTTTTTGCCGTGGTTATTGAGTTGTCTATAGCAAAAAACATTTGAGCTGGCGTGTTTGAGCAGCGGGCAAGGCAAAAGCGTCAAGGCCTCTAGTTGTAGCTCATGCCAAACATTGTGTGCTTAGCTATAGGAAGGGGAAAGATGCCATGGATCAACATCCAGCGGGCCAGTGCTGGGCAATCAAATTCCTTGATATAGCTAAAAACACTTAGTCTGACGTAGAATAAGGGTGATAGGTTACGGAGTGATGTCTATGCCTTACAGCACAGACTTACGTCAGAAAGCCATTGAAGCGGTCTTGGGGGGTGCAACACTCGTCGAAGTGAGATATCGCACGTTACAACGCTGGCTCAAGCAATGGTCTGAAACCCGGTTACCAAAAGGGGCATAGTCATAAATTTCGCAAGTTTGTCGAAGCAAATTCCAGTCTGACCCAAAAGGAAATGGCGGCTAGTATGACGATTTGTAGGGCGCTTAAAAGACGAGCAAGAGCGGCAAGCATATCTCGGGAAAATGAAGGATGTGAAGTCGGAAGAAGTCGTCTACATAGACCAATCCGGCATTGACCAGCGAGCAAAAGGTGAAAGGGTTTATGGGAAGAAGGCGGGTGGGATATGATGGGTGGTGATTATCTCGGGAGACTCATCGAGCCATTAACCTGGATAGGGAGCTGCAATTTACAGGTAGTTTTGACTTGGTTGACGGAGTGGTTATTACCAGTGATTGGTCCTGGTAAAAAGATAGTGATGGACAGGCGGCGGTTAGGCAAGTGGTGGAAGCGGCTGGGTGTGAGTTATTCACCCGATTTGAATCCAATCGAACAGGTGTGGTGTCGGATTAAGCAAAAGGTGCATAAGTTACAGGTGAGTCCAATCGAAAATCTGCAATCTTTGGTCAATGAAACTATCCGTAGCTTATGTCAAGTTTTGTGATTTTAGCTATAGAATGCGCTATGGAATCGTCTATCTTTCCACTCCCTGCGGATGTACAGGACTTTGTAGCCTGTTCCTTAGAGAGCCTGGCTGGACAAAACGAGTCTCCCGATGTGGACACCCTGAGCAAGTGGGAGTACCAGTTAAGTAAACTGGCTGCCCTGCTGCACCAGGCCAGGCGGCAATCCCTGGTGATGAAGTAGTTACCACCCCAAGACTTTCAGCATCAGGTGCTTACCAAGCTATGCCACACCAACACTCGCCTGGACAAAGCGGCTAGGTACGGATGTGCGGGCTACCGTCCAACAGGTGATTTACCGTCAGCCGCACAGTGATTGTTGCAGTGGTCACGGCGGTTGTCTTTGCCTTGCTCCGGCCCCAATAAAAAGTGAAATTGCTTTTGGGGTGTAAGTAAGAAAAGCCTGCGGGCCGCGCGCCGCAGTCGAAAAAAGTCCCAAAAAGTACCTAAGTGGCGGGACTAGCGGCAATTCTAAACTTTTTGTGATTTGCCCCCCACGTGCCATTATTCGACTCCCTACGAAGGACAGTAAGCAAGCTGCAAAGACTGGGCAACTGTCAGGAGACGTTTATCCCTTGTCCAAAGCTGGTATTGCGTCTGGGCTGTCGCAGCTAGCAGGTGAGCATCTACCCAGCCAATCCCACTCCCCATGAGTTGATGCCGCTCGACAAAATCTAACACTCGCTCATGACTCACTAGGGGAAGACTAGGTAAGTCCCGCAGAAAACTCAAGACTCGGTGGCGATTCTTGAAATTACCCAGCGCTAGTTCACCGATAATCATTTCGTGGATGCACACACGGCTTGTTTCTAACAGGTTTCTCAGCACGGGATTACCACTACGGAAGTAGTCAATCCAGATAGATGTGTCAACGACTATCTTCATGCAGGCTATCCCACCGGCGACGGGGTATGTCTTGCAAATCCGGTTCAGTTCCTTCTAACTCCAACAGGGCTTGTGCCGCTTGCTTTGCCCGCATCTCCGGCGCATATTCTTCCACAATGGTTACTAGGACGCGAGCCGCTGCAATGTCCGGTTGCTCGCCTACCCAGTGAATCTGTCCATCCCTGTAAATCGCTTCGTAGGTTTTCATCATACCGTCCCTTGTTGAACAAGACGCTCAATCAACTGCTTGAAGTCACTTTCTATGTCATAAACGGAAGTCAACTCAGCAAATGCCCAGCGGCCATAGATGCCCAGCCTGTTGACTCCAGGAACCCACAGGGTGCGCATCGTTGTTGCCTTCCCCTTGGCATCTTCGAAGACAACCGTTGCTCTAATCATACAGGCGGAACCCAGTTGGGCGACTCATCTACCGCTAGGAGCAAGTAGTACTGTCATGCAACGGGCACCTACTGCACCAGGGCCTTTGCTACGGGACTTCTATAGCCGAGCCATCTATGGTTGTCAGCCCTAGGGTCCCAGAGCACGGCCCCGCCTTTGGGTTTTCTCTCCTCTCTCTGACAAACTAAAGCAGCTTAGCTATAGCGCTTTGCCAGCCAGCAATCGCTTTAGGTGTCCAAGGGGCATCCCCAATCTACCCAGCCTAGCGTTATTGGTTAGGGGGTTAAGCCTGGTGAATCGCTGTCAGAACCTTTTGCTGCAAAGACGATTCCAGTGCCGTCCAAATCCGACGCTTTACTGCTGGGGGCCAATCGCGAAGCCAATCCAAACAGATTTCCGCTAGAGCTTCTGGTGAGTCTTGACAGGTTTCCAGCAAGCGAACCACAGCTTCAACGTCAGCAAGTGTGGGTTTGCGCCAGGGTTTGGGTTCGTACAGTCGCAAATCTCGCAGGGGTACCCGGTGAGTAATAGCTTTCCACTGGGATGAGTCCAGCACGGCTGTATCTCCCTGCAGCGCCTTCACAAATAACCCCTGCCCTTGGTGGGCCCGCGTCTATAGCTAAGCTATCTATACTGGTCATCTTCTAGGTTGCAGGGCGCAGCTTCGGCTTGGGTTTTCCTATCATCGCCCTGACAAACTGAAGCGGCTCAGCTATAGGACGCGCTTCAGCTTTCCATCAGCTCCGACGTAAACTACTCGCGCACCCGATGTAATTTCTGCGGCAACTTGCAAATGAGGGTCCCCAGAGTCCCCATGTACTGCATTTTGTGCTTCTGTGGCCCTATTCATCGGCGTTTTAGGATTGTAACTCTTCCTGTTACCCAGAGTCCCCGCGAGACTCCCCAGCGTCCCCGTTGGCCAACCCGGGTAAAGTCTTGGGAGATGTCGGTGGGGCTAATGGGAACTCCCCGGTGACCCCAAGATTTGCGCAGAGTCCCCGTTCTACAGCAGGCTTAACATCGGCGTTTCCGACGTTATTGTCATTACACGGTGACCCTGGTGACCCTTCTTTCCAACTCAGCCCCCAAATGAATGTCGTGACTGTATCTTGTCCACTCGTCCGAGAGCGCCGCCACCCGCCCGGCCACAAGACGCCGGTTCATCGGCTATCGGCTACCCCTAAGCCCCGCCAGTGAAACCGCGCCTGTAAACGCCCATTGGAGTTAATGAGTACCACCGCCCCCTTGGGCGCCCGCTTCATCGGTGTAACCCTACACTTGACTACACCAATCTTACACCCAAAATCCTGTAACACACTACGGTTTTGTACTAATCCTTACTTTTGATGTACTAACAGCGTTTTCGGCTAGAGTCTCGTCTGGTACGGGTTTTGGCGGTTTGATGGGGGAAGCGGGCGATGGGACTCGAACCCACGACGTTCAGCTTGGGAAGCTGACATTCTACCACTGAATTACGCCCGCAACTTTCTTTTATCTATCGTAGCATCTAGCCTACTTGGAGAGTTGCGGACAGGTAATCAACACCTTGTCCACACGGTTACCGTCCATATCTACAATTTCAAACTCCAAGCCAGCCCACTCAAAATGCTCCGCCACCCGGGGAATGTGCCCCAAATGGTCAATGATTAACCCAGCCAGGGTGTGGTACGAGCGGTTTTCGGGCAGTTCGGGAATGTTAAACAGTTCCTGGAATTTCTCGATCCCCATCAGTCCATCCACCAGCCAAGAACCGTCCTCTCGCTGAATGGCTGTGGGTTCGTCCTCGTCGTCGGTGGAGGGAATCTCGCCAATGATCGCCTCCAGGATGTCCTTGAAGGTCACCAGCCCCTGGACCACGCCGTACTCGTCCACCACCAGCGCCATTGGCGAACCGGATTGCCGTAGCAATTCCAACACCTTGAGCACGTGAGTGTTTTCTGGGACGTAAAGGGGGGGACTCAGGTGCTGGGTTAGGTCAAAGGGTTCTCCTCGCAATGCCTGGGCTAGCAAGTCCTGGGTGGATACAATTCCCACCACATGGTCCAAATCTCCCTGGCACACCGGAAATCGAGAATAGCTGTGGTTGCAAATTTCCTCTTGGTTTTTGCTGGGGGGGTCCTCCAGGTCAAGCCACACAAT comes from the Gloeomargarita sp. SKYB120 genome and includes:
- the adhE gene encoding bifunctional acetaldehyde-CoA/alcohol dehydrogenase, with the translated sequence MRVTNEQELNELIAQVKIAQEQFARFSQEQVDRIFHQAAMAANEARIPLAKMAVEETGMGVVEDKVLKNHFAAEMVYNKYKDTKTCGVIEEDPHFGIKKIAEPVGIIAGIVPTTNPTSTTIFKALIALKTRNAIIFSPHPRAKRCTVAAASILRQAAVAAGAPDPVIGWIDEPSVPLSQALMQHPDIQLILATGGPAMVKAAYSSGHPSLGVGAGNTPVLIDASADIPMAVSSILLSKTFDNGMICASEQAVIVVEPIYEQVKREFQHRGAYILTPDEVDKVRRIILAEGRLNPEIVGQPVAKIAEIAGFTVPPGTRLLIGEVETVGETEPWSYEKLAPLLAMYRVPNFYAGVAIAAQVVNFGGRGHTAVLYTDPANKDDIAYFEQQVTASRVLLNTPSSQGAIGDLYNFKLDPSLTLGCGTWGGNSVSENVGPQHLLNIKTVVDRRENMLWFRVPPKIYFKYGCLPVALRELQGRQRAFIVTDKPLFELGMLKEVEQVLEELGIEFQVFYDVEPDPKLSNVEKGLERCRSFQPDVLIGFGGGSPMDAAKVIWLMYEHPEVEFSGIAMRFMDIRKRVYTLPPLGQKAILVAIPTTSGTGSEVTPFAVVTDDRTGIKYPLADYALTPTMAIVDPELVMHMPKKLTAYGGIDALTHALEAYVSVLATEFTEGLALEAIKLLFTYLPRAYKYGAKDPVAREKVHYAATIAGMAFANAFLGICHSLAHKLGSTFHLPHGLANALMIAHVIRYNATDAPFKQAIFPQYTYPHAKQRYAEIADFLGLGGRTEDEKVERLVEAVENLKRELELPMSIKEALPDKEREFYEQVEQMAEQAFDDQCTGANPRYPLIRDLKELYVLAYQGCRLESVLYHREEPLALATTTN
- a CDS encoding PIN domain-containing protein produces the protein MKIVVDTSIWIDYFRSGNPVLRNLLETSRVCIHEMIIGELALGNFKNRHRVLSFLRDLPSLPLVSHERVLDFVERHQLMGSGIGWVDAHLLAATAQTQYQLWTRDKRLLTVAQSLQLAYCPS
- a CDS encoding bifunctional acetate--CoA ligase family protein/GNAT family N-acetyltransferase; the encoded protein is MDLATRLPVPEGVSDIWRTQPRSPLEAILRPRTVAVVGATERPGSVGRTLLWNLISTPFGGTVFPVNPKRPSVLGIKAYPRIQDVPDPVDLAVIATPAPTVPEVIAECAQAGVKGAVIVSAGFRETGAEGLALEQHIRANAGSMRIIGPNCLGVMNPIIGLNATFASAMARPGTVGFISQSGALCTSILDWSLQENIGFSAFISIGSMLDVGWGDLIDYLADDPHTKSIVLYMESIGDARSFLSAAREVALTKPIIVLKAGRTEVAAQAATSHTGALAGSDEVVSAAFRRCGVLRVDNISDLFDMAEVLSKQPKLPQGNRLAIVTNAGGPGVIATDAYLHGGGQLANLAPETIAELNRLLPPHWSHGNPVDILGDADAERYAQALEIVSRDPNSDAILVILTPQAMSQPTETANRLIACAQQSRKPILASWMGGESVAPAMNALNAAGIPTFSYPDTAVHIFNYMWRYSRNLRALYETPQLPPDSDEFTPDRPLVQRLCTQALQAGRTLLTEYEAKRILSAYGIPTVPTAVAHTSDEAVTIAEQMGYPVVLKLLSEVITHKSDVGGVQLNLRDAEAVRAAFEQIRTQAQAYHPSAFQGVTVQPLVRGPGYELIVGSSVDVQFGPVILFGSGGQLVEVFQDRSLGLPPLNSTLAKRLMERTRIYQALQGARGQRPVDIEALAQLLVRFSQLVVEQPQIQEIDINPLFASADQLLALDARVVLRQGDPPKLAIRPYPTQYMSCFTLNNGLRVTLRPIRPEDEPLLVEFHKLLSEESVYMRYTHLLKLQHRIAHERLTRICFIDYDREMVLVADYKDPATGQHQVIGVGRFSRYHNSDNAEFAMIIADRYQRQGLGTELLRRLIDIARAENVRQLEAYMLPHNIAMRKICERLGFERQPTSHADELVYVLKLQP